In Paroedura picta isolate Pp20150507F chromosome 12, Ppicta_v3.0, whole genome shotgun sequence, one DNA window encodes the following:
- the LOC143821305 gene encoding uncharacterized protein LOC143821305, whose product MVPKPDGLVRFCVDFRAVNQKARFNAYPCHEWNTLSVSWIVHRPGRLGANTDFLSRLFEGNSDQITPWREEVCLGGPGADRSERGEKGQEAPNRRQQGAEQSSKTRHAANSHAEGDSGRSVVAMVIPVVGNLGQHHAHRLILVYLKRSCFTNSPKIFAACLAHRPSAVLWLTTLGACFVVHGVCLLVFHYFLLLSTETQLPGTGPLESPAAPDVDSDSGASTNIDFIPGTQEEEQPRVLGPPARRRRIQIQDEVLSDEEEEPPLAPGSPPPRGALPAEERLTRERGRLRRVSVLTSVGERLLEHCYEESRRAAAADQAMLTLIAQEGRKLRAVLRETNQILREGVEEVRLIRRLMERAVAVMERAYPPQIAPPPPPTPTPPLPAPTPPTPSQNASTQTRRRTILGKRKIKPADKYSPS is encoded by the exons ATGGTCCCAAAACCCGACGGATTGGTGAGGTTTTGTGTAGACTTCAGAGCGGTGAACCAAAAAGCCAGGTTCAATGCCTACCCATGCCACGAGTGGAACACCTTGTCAGTCAGCTGG attGTGCACCGACCGGGGCGGCTGGGAGCCAATACCGATTTTCTTTCTAGACTATTTGAAGGCAACTCGGACCAGATAACTCCTTGGAGGGAGGAGGTGTGTCTGGGCGGGCCAGGAGCTGACAGGTCGGAGAGAGGGGAAAAGGGACAAGAAGCCCCGAATAGAAGGCAGCAAGGGGCAGAGCAGAGCAGCAAGACGAGGCATGCGGCAAACAGCCACGCAGAGGGGGACTCGGGCAGGAGT GTGGTGGCAATGGTGATCCCGGTGGTGGGCAATCTGGGACAGCATCATGCGCACCGGCTGATCCTGGTG tatttgaaacggtcatgtttcaccaacagccccaaaatatttgcagcatgcctcgcccataggccttctgcagtactttggctcacaactttgggagcttgctttgtggttcatggtgtatgcttgctcgtttttcactattttctgctcttgtccacagagacacagttgccagggacggggcccctagagtctccagcagcacctgacgtggatagtgattcgggggcatcaactaacattg atttcatacccggaacacaggaggaggaacagcctagggtgcttggacctcctgcccggcgcaggcggatacagattcaagatg aggttctttcagatgaggaggaggaaccacccctggctccaggcagcccaccacctagaggtgcgctcccagcagaggagaggcttacgagggaacgcggcaggctgaggcgcgtctccgtcttgacaagcgtgggagagaggctccttgagcactgctatgaggagtcacggcgtgccgcggccgctgaccaagccatgctcacactcattgcccaggaggggagaaaattgagggcagtccttagagagacaaaccaaatcctacgcgaaggcgtggaggaggtgcgtctgataaggagactcatggagagggctgtagcggtcatggaaagggcctaccctccacaaatcgcccccccaccaccacccacaccaacaccaccacttccagcacccaccccaccgactccctctcagaatgcctccacccaaacaagaaggaggactattctcggaaagagaaaaataaaaccagcagacaagtactccccctcctag